The following are from one region of the Mesorhizobium sp. B2-8-5 genome:
- the ruvC gene encoding crossover junction endodeoxyribonuclease RuvC → MGEAIRIIGIDPGLRRTGWGIIDSVGNSLRFVASGTVRSDEKESLATRLCQLHDGLAEVLHQAMPHEAAVEQTFVNKDATATLKLGQARGIAMLVPARAGLVVAEYAPNAVKKAVIGVGHGEKKQIHMMVKVLMPKAIFDTDDAADALAIAICHAHHRQSVAYRMAALA, encoded by the coding sequence ATGGGGGAAGCGATTCGCATCATCGGCATCGATCCGGGGCTGAGGCGCACCGGTTGGGGTATTATCGACAGCGTGGGCAATTCGCTGCGCTTCGTCGCGTCCGGCACGGTGCGGTCCGACGAAAAGGAGTCGTTGGCGACAAGACTCTGCCAGTTGCATGACGGTTTGGCCGAGGTGCTGCACCAAGCCATGCCGCATGAGGCAGCGGTCGAGCAGACTTTCGTCAACAAGGATGCCACGGCGACGCTGAAGCTCGGCCAGGCGCGCGGTATTGCCATGCTGGTGCCGGCGCGTGCCGGGCTGGTGGTCGCCGAATATGCCCCCAATGCGGTCAAGAAGGCGGTTATCGGCGTCGGCCACGGCGAGAAGAAGCAAATCCATATGATGGTCAAGGTGCTGATGCCGAAGGCGATCTTCGATACCGACGATGCTGCCGACGCTTTGGCCATCGCCATCTGCCATGCGCATCACCGCCAAAGCGTCGCCTACCGGATGGCAGCGCTGGCGTGA
- the ruvA gene encoding Holliday junction branch migration protein RuvA, which translates to MIGKLKGTLDEIDEDSCLVDVHGVGYVAHCSARTLASLPSPGEAVVLFIETYVREDMIRLYGFQSALEREWFRLLMNNVQGVGAKVALAVLSTLAPAELANAIALRDIAMVSRAPGVGKKVAERIVTELRTKAPAYAGAASGTIGLKQELGEGVAAAPITDAVSALVNLGYSRDIAANAVAAALKSAGEGADASKLIRFGLKELAR; encoded by the coding sequence ATGATCGGCAAGCTCAAGGGCACGCTGGACGAGATCGACGAGGACTCCTGCCTCGTCGACGTGCACGGCGTCGGCTATGTCGCGCATTGCTCGGCGCGCACGCTGGCGTCGCTGCCGTCGCCCGGCGAGGCGGTGGTGCTGTTCATCGAGACCTATGTGCGCGAGGACATGATCCGGCTCTACGGCTTTCAGTCGGCGCTGGAGCGCGAGTGGTTCCGGCTTTTGATGAACAATGTGCAGGGCGTCGGTGCCAAGGTGGCGCTGGCGGTGCTGTCGACGCTGGCGCCGGCCGAGCTTGCCAATGCGATCGCGCTGCGCGACATCGCCATGGTCTCCAGAGCGCCAGGCGTCGGCAAGAAGGTGGCGGAGCGCATCGTGACCGAATTGCGCACCAAGGCGCCTGCCTATGCGGGCGCGGCCAGCGGCACGATCGGCCTCAAGCAGGAGCTCGGCGAAGGCGTCGCGGCGGCACCGATCACCGACGCTGTCTCGGCGCTGGTCAATCTCGGCTATTCGCGCGACATCGCGGCGAACGCGGTTGCGGCAGCGCTGAAATCGGCTGGCGAGGGCGCGGATGCGTCCAAGCTGATCCGCTTCGGCCTTAAGGAACTGGCGCGGTGA
- the ruvB gene encoding Holliday junction branch migration DNA helicase RuvB, with protein sequence MSLSPRLIAPDKRGEDADQTLRPQSLDEFVGQAAVRANLKVFIDAAKGRGEALDHVLFVGPPGLGKTTLAQIMARELGVNFRSTSGPVIAKAGDLAALLTNLEERDVLFIDEIHRLNPAVEEILYPAMEDFQLDLIIGEGPAARSVKIDLARFTLVAATTRLGLLTNPLRDRFGIPVRLNFYTVEELEQIVRRGARILSMPLGDDGALEIARRARGTPRIAGRLLRRVRDFASVAGDGHVDRKIADEALTRLEVDALGLDALDRRYLSMIARNFGGGPVGIETIAAGLSEPRDAIEDIIEPYLIQQGFIQRTPRGRVLTANAWRHLGLDPPKDIVQQQISLFQEE encoded by the coding sequence ATGAGCCTTTCGCCCCGCCTCATTGCCCCCGACAAGCGCGGTGAGGATGCCGACCAGACCTTGCGGCCGCAGTCGCTCGACGAGTTCGTCGGCCAGGCGGCAGTGCGCGCCAATCTCAAGGTCTTCATCGATGCCGCCAAGGGCCGCGGCGAGGCGCTCGACCATGTGCTGTTCGTCGGTCCGCCGGGGCTCGGCAAGACGACCCTGGCGCAGATCATGGCGCGCGAGCTCGGCGTCAATTTCCGCTCGACCTCGGGTCCGGTGATCGCCAAGGCGGGCGATCTGGCGGCGCTGCTCACCAATCTGGAGGAGCGCGACGTGCTGTTCATCGACGAGATCCATCGGCTCAATCCGGCGGTCGAGGAAATCCTCTATCCAGCCATGGAGGATTTCCAGCTCGATCTCATCATCGGCGAGGGGCCGGCGGCGCGCTCGGTCAAGATCGACCTCGCCCGTTTCACGCTGGTCGCGGCGACGACCCGGCTTGGGCTCCTGACCAATCCGCTGCGCGATCGTTTCGGCATTCCCGTCCGGCTCAATTTCTATACGGTCGAGGAGCTGGAGCAGATCGTGCGGCGCGGCGCCCGCATCCTGTCGATGCCGCTTGGCGACGATGGCGCGCTGGAGATCGCGCGCCGTGCGCGCGGCACGCCGCGCATCGCCGGCCGCCTGCTGCGCCGGGTGCGCGATTTCGCCAGCGTCGCGGGGGACGGCCATGTCGACAGGAAGATCGCCGACGAGGCGCTGACAAGGCTGGAGGTCGACGCGCTTGGCCTCGACGCGCTCGACCGCCGCTATCTGTCGATGATCGCGCGCAATTTCGGCGGCGGACCGGTCGGCATCGAGACGATCGCGGCCGGGCTCTCCGAGCCGCGCGACGCGATCGAGGACATCATCGAGCCCTATCTGATCCAGCAGGGCTTCATCCAGCGCACGCCGCGCGGCCGCGTTCTGACCGCCAATGCCTGGCGCCATCTCGGGCTCGACCCGCCGAAGGATATCGTCCAGCAGCAGATCAGCCTGTTTCAGGAAGAGTAA